atgaGATTCCTGACTTACAACAGGTTCAAACAACTGcagtatctgtttttttttataaaaattcagGCCTTCCTGCTGAAATACTTGAAAAGTTTGAAAACGCCACCTGGACTGCTACATTCACTAAAGATGGAGACACTTGGTCAGTTGAATACGGTTCAGATGTTTCACCGAAAAGGACGTATACTTACCAAGAGGGGACGGAACTAGTTACAACAAATATGTTTGGAAAAGGTCTTAAGgtacaaatatatacaagttacTGTGTACTTaataagaaaaaatcaaaatgcataCAAACAAAGTTTATATAAACAGGCATATGTGAAGGCATACATACTATATGTTCCAATAAGTTAAAAGTTATATAGATCTCAGTATTtagaaacaatttgaaaaaaaaaatatattgcgcATAACATTCtaaacaaaactttataaaaaggTTGTAACAAATCCATTCAGCTTGGGAATTAACTAGTAATAATAGTCACAATTAGTTTCAATTAATTTGAATGGCATGCTCACTAAAAtttatcttttagttttatttgtaatCCTACAAAAgctcaattgttttacattcttaTCAATCAACTGTAGACAATTCATATAATATTAAGATTAGGTAATGTAAAGAGCGAatattttcaagaaatatttagCGCGTTTGCTTGAATTTTTACATTCTGTAAcccaaacattattttatattttagttaacaGCTACATTTGATTCAGATACTAAAATGACAGTTATGGAACAAACTGAAAACGAAAATGGTTGGAAAAGCCTGAAAGTAATCCGAGAAATAAAGGATGACAAGATGATAGCTGTAAGTACATGTATGTCCAGCCGTTACATTTCAGAGGTTTTAGCTGGTGGctgtttttcgttaattgtacTTCCATAAATCCGGTTATTATCAGAgatttgtttgaattatttcatattttgtcatgttAGGGCATTATTCAGCTGGCTTTGCAATATGTGTATTGCTCATCGTTCAATGCTGTGTGGGAATAGAAACATATGTCTCTGATTGGGATATAGTCGCTTAAACCTGCATCATTtgctggatatttgtctcatagGCACATGTTCCtattttgtcaaagtataaaCAGCttgacaatttattttaaaaatttaacatatTATTACTAGTACTTAAAGCAATTTGAATGTTAATTCTCTTGTAAATGTTTTCCGTTCTTGTTTCATTGTCATTGATAGTAAATACTTCCTATCTATTATATAATGTTGACTCGTTAACATTTCGCATTCTTGATCTAATTTCATCAGAGTGACAAAAATATTGACGCTGCAGATGTAACAAACACACTGAATAAGCTTCAATTATATGATCAGAATATTAGTATTTAATGGAAACAGAATgggtatatattttatgttttggcTTTTCAAAGACGTTGGTAAACTAAAATTCAATTTGTTGGTATGACATGATGTTTATCAACGTAATAGGTATTAGAACGAGTCTGCTTACCggacaatttattttcatttcatgtaGACTAATGCATGTTCTTATCAATCAATACAGTTATATTTTCAATGACTTCCAATTCAATTATCCGATGAATGAATCACGATTCCCTGTGTTTTAAGGTATCCGACCCATAATTAGAAAATAAACAACATGCAAGATAGTTCACATTTTTATCAAGGAATGTAAGAAGGGGGGTCTAAGAgttcttactttaaaaaaaaaatccgcaaAATATTTGTGGTTAACAACAGATCTGGGTTacagtgcccccccccccttttttgtcctcaaATGCCAAATTAGGGGTATAAAAAGTATGTAACTTTAAAAAACCTATGTAGTATAATTTACTAATCTATCTTTCAAAAGGAACCTTACATTTAAGCttgtcaaataaaacaaaaaaaataatttgtatttttgcaattctatttttagaactatGTTATTGTTACTAATAATAGAAAAAGGAGAAAAGTCTAAAATTTGTCAATCTTATATCTTTaccaattcaaaaataaatatattaactgAGCATTCAAAATTGACACTAAAATTAACTTTACATATTGTTCCAGCCTAAAAAAATTTTTTAGAAACTTTTACCGTACCAATTTAGAGAAATTTTGATTTATAGTGTCAAGGTCATAGTTTCTAAATGGATACTGGATTTCAGAGTTCTGCTGTTTTTTTGGTATAATTCATGTAAATCTTTATTAAAAGTCACCATACTTCATATTTACTTATAATTAGAATAAATTCTGATGTTTATGGTATGTAAAGTtctaaaggtcaaaggtcaaggtcattttttaaagcaaaaataagtcaacaatctccttttttggtaaattttcaaatgtatatcaACCTATTGGTGCCATAATCTTCATTATCTTTGTTAATAATGACCATTTGATGATATTCTAAACATCAAGGATTGATTTCAACCTTTAGGGGTCAACAGGTCAACGGTCAAGGTAATTTTAGGAGCTAAAATTAGACAGTGACCtccttttttgttaaattttcaaaaagtaaacCTACCTTTAAGTACTGTAACCTTGTATTACATTTGTTAattatgataattttattatatgcaaCAGATAAAGAATTACCTTCAACCttgaggtcaaaaggtcaaaggtcaaggtaatttCAGGACTAGAAATTAGACAATTCCCTCCGTTTGCTAATTTCTTTGAGAGTAGGTAattgaaacatgttaaaagtaGGATGAATTAAAAGTATAGTActtagtatacatatttattttatttcatttctttatgCCCGTGAAATTTGACCCTTTGAGCTAAGGGTTGAAGCC
Above is a window of Mytilus galloprovincialis chromosome 7, xbMytGall1.hap1.1, whole genome shotgun sequence DNA encoding:
- the LOC143082778 gene encoding fatty acid-binding protein 1-like — translated: MAQFIGTWQAGKGSMSNFEAFGKAMGLPAEILEKFENATWTATFTKDGDTWSVEYGSDVSPKRTYTYQEGTELVTTNMFGKGLKLTATFDSDTKMTVMEQTENENGWKSLKVIREIKDDKMIATVQELESGVTMTQEFTRC